A genomic window from Companilactobacillus alimentarius DSM 20249 includes:
- a CDS encoding LacI family DNA-binding transcriptional regulator translates to MTTLLDVAKKANVSKMTVSRVINHPDKVTDELKQVVYEAMRELDYHPNVIAKALANNSTRIVKLCILEDIDTTEPYYMNLMIGIAKILDLHQYSLQLVTRRNFDIGNCDGYIITGMRINDVEWIKKLKKPVILFGENRYGLDYVDTNNKAGTYLLSQLALKKGYEKLIYIGIDSKESFEYSREAGYLQQVQEKQMIPELHRFGNHSHMSEEFVENNWDNIPKNTAFICASDRLAIGIERGIIRCGGKIPEDFGVTGFDGVFLNQIASPKITTIKQSIIEMGSACGENLLDKIQNAAPQGSLVFEPKISLGGTLRN, encoded by the coding sequence ATGACTACTTTATTAGATGTAGCAAAGAAAGCCAATGTTTCAAAAATGACGGTTTCGAGAGTAATCAATCATCCGGATAAGGTCACTGATGAGTTGAAGCAAGTGGTTTATGAAGCCATGCGGGAGTTAGATTATCATCCTAATGTGATTGCCAAAGCTTTGGCAAATAATAGTACTAGAATTGTTAAGTTATGCATTCTAGAGGACATTGATACGACTGAACCATATTATATGAATTTGATGATTGGAATTGCTAAGATTTTGGATTTGCATCAGTATTCATTGCAACTAGTTACTCGCCGCAATTTCGATATTGGGAATTGTGATGGGTATATTATTACGGGAATGCGAATAAATGATGTTGAGTGGATAAAAAAGTTGAAAAAGCCAGTCATTTTATTTGGCGAGAATCGTTATGGCTTGGATTATGTTGATACTAATAATAAAGCAGGTACGTATCTGTTATCACAGTTAGCCTTGAAAAAGGGTTATGAAAAATTGATCTATATTGGAATCGACAGTAAGGAATCATTTGAATATTCTCGTGAGGCTGGTTATCTCCAGCAAGTTCAGGAGAAACAAATGATTCCAGAATTGCATCGTTTTGGAAATCATAGTCACATGTCAGAAGAATTTGTGGAGAATAATTGGGATAATATTCCTAAGAATACGGCTTTTATTTGTGCATCCGATCGTTTAGCTATTGGTATTGAACGTGGTATTATTCGTTGTGGCGGTAAAATTCCTGAGGATTTTGGCGTTACAGGGTTTGATGGTGTGTTTTTGAATCAAATAGCTTCGCCTAAGATTACGACAATCAAGCAATCTATCATTGAAATGGGAAGTGCTTGTGGGGAAAATCTTTTAGATAAGATCCAGAATGCTGCTCCCCAAGGCTCGCTTGTCTTTGAACCTAAAATTAGTTTGGGAGGAACTTTACGTAATTAA